A stretch of Anaerolineae bacterium DNA encodes these proteins:
- a CDS encoding GxxExxY protein, producing MRCLNELTREVIGAAVEVHRALGPGLLESAYEACLAYELGQRGLRFEQQKPIPLVYHQVELDCGYRLDLLVEDAVVVEVKAVEGLLPIHTAQLLSYLKLSGLPVGLLINFNTRVLKDGLRRLVNNYPEGEVHRRGR from the coding sequence GTGAGATGCCTTAACGAACTGACGAGAGAGGTGATCGGCGCGGCGGTGGAGGTGCACCGGGCGCTGGGGCCGGGGCTGCTGGAGTCGGCGTACGAGGCCTGCCTGGCCTACGAGCTGGGGCAGCGAGGGCTCAGGTTCGAGCAGCAGAAGCCGATACCTCTAGTGTACCACCAGGTGGAGCTGGACTGCGGTTACCGGCTGGACCTGCTGGTGGAGGACGCGGTGGTGGTGGAGGTGAAAGCGGTGGAGGGGCTGCTGCCCATCCACACCGCTCAGCTCCTCTCCTACCTCAAGCTGAGCGGCCTCCCGGTGGGGCTGCTCATCAACTTCAACACCCGCGTCCTCAAGGACGGCCTCCGCCGCCTAGTCAACAACTACCCGGAGGGGGAGGTTCACCGCAGAGGCCGCTGA
- a CDS encoding type II secretion system F family protein codes for MVGGLTLLSVLAITMSLRPRRNPITERLLSHAQFSELAEEELQRPFWDRAVLPFLRSLLGLLGRLSPRGNVEAQRRLLLLAGNPGNLSVVDFLGVKLLLAGLFFGLALMSVANTPELSLQSLLILVAAPALGYYLPSFWIKRRIKARQHQIERALPDVLDMLTICVESGLGLDAAMLRVGEQWDNVLTREMGRAVREMRMGISRAEALRHMVQRTEAADLGAFVAVVVQAEQLGVSIANVLRTQSDQMRVIRWQRAEERARGAPFKMVFAMVFLIFPSLFIVILGPSIPRFQEFLQGMMR; via the coding sequence ATGGTGGGCGGCTTGACGCTTCTGAGCGTGCTCGCCATCACCATGTCGCTGCGGCCGCGGCGCAACCCGATCACGGAGCGGCTGTTGTCGCACGCGCAGTTCTCGGAGCTGGCGGAGGAGGAACTGCAGCGGCCCTTCTGGGACCGGGCGGTGCTCCCCTTCCTGCGCAGCTTGCTGGGGCTGCTCGGGCGCCTGTCCCCGCGGGGCAACGTGGAGGCGCAGAGGCGACTCCTGCTGCTGGCTGGCAACCCGGGCAACTTGAGCGTGGTGGACTTCCTGGGGGTGAAGCTGCTGCTGGCGGGGCTGTTCTTCGGCTTGGCGCTTATGTCGGTGGCCAACACTCCCGAGCTCTCGCTGCAGAGTCTCCTCATCCTGGTAGCGGCGCCGGCCTTGGGCTACTACCTGCCCTCGTTCTGGATCAAGCGGCGCATCAAGGCGCGCCAGCACCAGATCGAGCGGGCCCTGCCCGACGTGCTGGACATGCTCACCATCTGCGTGGAATCCGGCCTAGGGCTGGACGCGGCCATGCTGCGGGTGGGGGAGCAGTGGGACAACGTGCTCACTCGGGAGATGGGCCGGGCGGTGCGGGAGATGCGCATGGGCATCAGCCGGGCCGAGGCCCTGCGTCACATGGTGCAGCGGACCGAGGCAGCCGACCTGGGGGCGTTCGTGGCGGTGGTGGTGCAGGCGGAGCAGTTGGGCGTCAGCATCGCTAACGTGCTGCGCACCCAGAGCGACCAGATGCGGGTGATCCGCTGGCAGCGGGCCGAAGAGCGCGCCCGCGGGGCTCCGTTCAAGATGGTCTTCGCCATGGTGTTCCTGATCTTCCCCTCCCTGTTCATAGTGATCCTGGGGCCCTCCATCCCCCGGTTCCAGGAGTTCCTGCAGGGGATGATGCGCTAG
- a CDS encoding secretion system protein has protein sequence MVEVWVDWLMSQLSVGDSLSRTLLLYAGAIAGLATFCLFLALRDFIGVYSQTSDRLEEIVAMEAAEAEEARSRRKRPGILSRLVMRLSVAPAIARDLERANLALSVPEYVLIMAVLAATGFVFGLLRGSVVLGIMLAGVAIMVLRLWVSRRARLRRLAFARQLNDIINLVVGSLRAGYGPVQALTIVTREMPEPASVEMGRIVREVQLGLSLARALDNSVERLDNDDWSLVVTSIKIQSEVGGNLAEILDTVGHTIRERVRILGEIRVLTTQQRLTGWLLTILPIALAVILYVINPEYMSGLFTPGLPFTLAVMGVLGIVLGGIVIRRIVAIDV, from the coding sequence TTGGTTGAAGTCTGGGTTGACTGGCTGATGTCGCAGCTCTCGGTGGGAGACTCCCTGAGCCGGACGCTGTTGCTGTACGCCGGCGCCATCGCGGGGCTGGCCACGTTCTGTCTCTTCCTGGCCCTGCGCGACTTCATCGGCGTCTACAGTCAGACGTCGGACCGGCTGGAGGAGATCGTGGCCATGGAGGCGGCCGAGGCGGAGGAAGCTCGCTCGCGCCGCAAGCGTCCTGGGATTCTGAGTCGGCTGGTGATGCGGCTCTCTGTGGCCCCGGCCATCGCCCGAGACCTGGAGCGCGCCAACCTGGCCCTCTCGGTGCCGGAGTACGTACTCATCATGGCCGTGTTGGCGGCGACTGGGTTCGTGTTCGGGTTGCTGCGTGGTTCTGTAGTACTAGGGATTATGCTGGCCGGTGTGGCGATAATGGTATTGCGGCTGTGGGTGAGCCGACGGGCCCGGCTGCGCCGGCTGGCCTTTGCCCGGCAGCTGAACGACATCATCAACCTGGTGGTGGGGTCGTTGCGAGCGGGGTATGGCCCGGTGCAGGCGCTCACCATCGTCACTCGGGAGATGCCCGAGCCGGCCTCCGTCGAGATGGGGCGGATCGTGCGGGAGGTGCAGCTGGGGCTGTCGTTGGCCCGGGCGCTGGACAACTCCGTAGAGCGGCTGGACAACGACGACTGGAGCCTGGTGGTGACCTCGATCAAGATCCAATCCGAGGTGGGTGGGAATCTGGCCGAGATCCTGGACACGGTGGGGCACACCATCCGGGAGCGGGTGCGCATCCTGGGCGAGATCCGGGTGCTGACCACGCAGCAGCGGCTCACGGGTTGGCTGCTCACCATCCTGCCCATCGCCCTGGCGGTGATCCTGTACGTGATCAACCCGGAGTACATGAGCGGGCTGTTCACCCCCGGATTGCCCTTCACGCTGGCGGTCATGGGAGTGTTGGGAATTGTCCTGGGCGGCATCGTCATACGTCGAATTGTGGCCATAGACGTCTAG
- a CDS encoding prepilin peptidase, producing MMASLLGPVLLALLGDALAAVVNWAADVLPPGDLTPDPSPERRGEADPAPPSFSAKGAGILGSPGALRADRRLLVVAVGLVGGALAGHYLGPTWTAVWLVGWGALLLLVAVIDFEHRLVLNRVLLAAGAVALAASALGVPQAAPLRQAVLGGALGFVGFLAIAALGRGAMGAGDVKLAGFIGLLVGYPAVLNALFAGIVFGGLAALAAILMGRGRKSTIPYAPWLALGAMVALVQMAG from the coding sequence GTGATGGCTTCCCTCCTGGGGCCGGTGCTGTTAGCCCTCCTGGGCGATGCCCTGGCGGCCGTGGTGAACTGGGCGGCGGACGTGCTGCCGCCGGGTGACCTCACCCCCGACCCCTCTCCTGAGAGGAGAGGGGAGGCAGATCCGGCTCCCCCTTCCTTCTCAGCGAAGGGGGCTGGGATTCTAGGTTCGCCGGGCGCCCTCCGGGCTGACCGACGGCTACTGGTAGTAGCCGTGGGCCTGGTTGGCGGGGCACTCGCGGGCCACTACCTGGGCCCCACCTGGACGGCGGTGTGGCTGGTGGGGTGGGGGGCGCTCCTGCTGCTGGTGGCGGTGATTGACTTCGAGCACCGATTGGTGCTGAACCGGGTGCTGCTGGCGGCCGGTGCCGTCGCCCTGGCGGCCAGCGCACTGGGAGTGCCGCAGGCGGCGCCGCTAAGGCAGGCGGTGCTGGGCGGGGCCCTGGGATTCGTCGGCTTCCTGGCCATCGCCGCCCTGGGGCGGGGGGCCATGGGCGCCGGCGACGTCAAGCTGGCCGGATTCATCGGCCTGCTCGTGGGATACCCGGCGGTGTTGAACGCCCTATTCGCCGGGATCGTGTTCGGTGGGCTGGCGGCTCTGGCTGCCATCCTGATGGGGCGGGGGCGCAAGTCCACCATCCCCTATGCTCCCTGGCTGGCCCTGGGGGCGATGGTGGCGTTGGTACAGATGGCAGGGTGA